The Chlorocebus sabaeus isolate Y175 chromosome 14, mChlSab1.0.hap1, whole genome shotgun sequence genome segment CTCCAGAAAAAGAACCTTTAACCTCATTCCCAGGGCATGTGAGCCTGGCTGCTGTGATCACATGCAGTTCATTGCTGTTCTGTTTTCCGCATGGTCTCTCAttcccactctcttctgcttGGTATTTCCAAGCTGAGAGTTTCTCTGACTCAATTTCTTCAGTGAATCTCCATCCGGTATTCTGAAGAGACAGAGAAGTCACCTGTCAGACCAGGTGAACCACAAACTCCTTTGGCCTGGCTCCTATGtcaatactcttttttttttgagacagagtcttgctgtgtcgcccaggctggagtgtagtggcataatctcggttcactgcaagcttcgcctccctggttcacgccattctcctgcctcagcctcctgagtagctgggactacaggcgtcagccaccatgcccagctaattttttgtatttttagtagagatggggtttcaccattttagccaggatggtctcgatctcctgacctcgcgattggcccgcctcggcctcccaaagtgctgggattgcaggagtgagccaccacgcccggcctatgtcAATACTTTTGTGTGTTCATTGTACTTGCCATGACCCTTAGTTCCTCCTTGAGAGAAGTCACTCattaattcatccatttattcactcaGCATTTATATGGAGGAATATAAGAAGCTGAGAAGACCCTTTGATCCTTGCCCCTAAAGGGTCATCAATTTCTGCAAAGCCCCTCCAGCCCCTAGTTTTCAATGACGAAGGAGCCCCGGCTCTTCAGCCAGGCTGGGGAACAGATGACTGTTTATTTAGCACCTACTCTGTACCAGGCACAGCACTAGGTGCTTTATCTACTTTCAATTTGCTAATCCTGTTAACCTTCTGCAGGGAACTTTTATTATAGTTATATTTCAGATGATAAACTGAAGTCTAGAAACTTCAATGCTAAGAAACAGGCCTAGGATTTCAACTCAGGCCTGCCTGAGTCCAAAGTTTGTGCTCTTTCCTCATATAAGGCTGCCTCTGCTGGATATACTTACCTccattttagagaaaaggaaactgggGTGCAGAGATGTTCCTTATACATCCTGAAGAATTCTTGAGGGAGGCTACAAGAAGCCAAGGCCTCATGTGTGGGAGACAAAGGGCAAATGCAGGGAAGGACCCATCATGCTGTGTCCCTGATGTCCCAGGAACCTCTCCCATCAGGAGAATTTTTTTATAAGGAAAGGCAGGCAAGCAGGACCACAAGGGCTAGCATGGAATGGTTACTAACAGCAGCCAGCTGTGGAGAAAGAAGGTTCCACCCTTGTCTGTTTGATGGGGTGATTCCACTGTCTGAGgatctgcttctctccctctcccagctGCCAACAACTATGAGCCCATTCACCAGATCCATCCAGAGGGGCAGTTCTGGATGAAGAAGGGTCACTGCAAGGTCCCAGGGTCTCAGAAGGTGGGGACGGAGGCAATgataatttccttttcaaaaggcagaaaaaagtgTGTCTTCTCAAAATGCCAGGGGAGACTGTTTTTTGCTTGGGTCTAGTATGTTTTCAATAATgctatcaaattaaaaaatagtcaCCAGACCAGGGGAAAACACTATGCATTCTCCTAGAGAATGGTGTCATAATCTAAATTTGGCCAGAGAATGTAGATCCCAAAGTGATTTCATTCAGAAGAAAAAATGCCTAAAAGGGGAAAGGAACTTTGAATTCTGAGAATTTACTCCTGCAAAAGGAGCAGGGTATAGCCGAGGATAGTCACAGGAACTATGATAAGAGCAGGCACATGTGAACATTTGTATTAAACACACACTTCATGTGGCAGGAGAAGCAGCTGATGTGAACAAAATCAACTGCTCGAGGTTttgttttatcagttttattggTCATATATCCAGAATTCATCATATAAATCTTTCAAAATAATGAGCTATTACAAGAATAGTTTACAAGTTGGCTCTGACTACACAAATACTTGACACAGGAAACCATTTTTACAAATACATATGTTTTCTTATAAtactttaataaagaaaataagtctgTATACATCTTACGGCAAATCTTATGTAGTCTCTTTTTCCCATTCAATCATCATTTCAGGTTTTGTATTACAGAACGTCCATCACATCCAATAAACCAAATTACAATCTGTTGCTTCTTCTCATTTTCAAATACTATTAAGATTCACACTGTTAAAGGGTTTTTTGGGTTCCTTTTCTAATCTTTCCTGATTTGAAAAGAATCCATGTATCTAGGCTAAAAGAGGTAACTTCAACAATATCCCTCCTGACTAGAACTTCTATCTGATTAATCATTGTTTGGTGAATTATCTTTTCACTTCCTACTTAGGCTAGGCCAGGTGGTAGTTTTACCCCTGCTGATAAAGTCCTGACATTCCTAATAGTTCCTAAACTGCaaataaaaaaccctagaaacaagagtgaaatagaaatattaagaaaGCTAAAACACTATTGATTAGAGAACACACTTAAATTCAAGGTCTCTCCCAGGTTGAAGACAGAAAAGCAATAAAGTATAAGGATGTGGCAGTAGTtgtataaaatactgaaaatctgaaaaagagTCATCACTTAAGCCAGTAGTGTATCATTTCCAAAATGGCAGAAGATACAGAATCTTAGACTCTGTGGCTAGGCTGAACTCAGAATCTTACAGACTCTGTGGCTAGGCTGACATTCTTATGCTGTGGCTTTGAAATAGCCTAATAAATATTCACTTGTCCAGTGCAAGTAATCATTTAGGCCAGGGGAACTTTACAGAATACTGACCATGTTTACCTGGATAGGAACCACCAAGGCAAACATCTGGCATTCACTCCACTCCTTCACTGTTACTGAAAAGCATCCACTTGGCAAAGCCTGTTGTTTTACTTTTCAGGTAACGTGAAGTAAAATTAAGAAACTAGCAGTCTTCTACTACAGTCAACTTCCTGAGTATTCAGCTCCAATTATCCAATATTCTTGAAaggatgctgatatggtttggttgtgtcccccctcaaatctcaacttgaattgtatctcccagaattcccacgtgttgtgggagggacccggtggggatgggagtaattgaatcataggggccagtctttcccatgctattctcatgacagtgaataagtctcatgagatctgatgggtttatcaggggtttctgcttttgcttcttcatttttttcttgctgccatgtaaaaagtgcctttcgcttcccgccatgattctgaggcctccccagccatgtagaactgtaagtccaattaaaccactttttcttcccagtcttgggtatatctttatcagcagcatgaaaatggactaacacagtaaactggtaccaggagagtggggcattgctgaaaaaatacccaaaatgtggaagcgattttggaactgggtaacaggcggaggctggaacagtttggagggctcagaagaagataggaaaatgtgggaaagtttggaacttgctacagacttgttgaatggctttgtccaaaatgctgatagcaatatggacaatgaagtccaggctgaggtggtctcggatgaagatgaggaagttgttgggaactggagtaaaggtgattcttgtgttttagcaaagagactagcagcattttgccccttccatggagatttgtggaactttgaacttgagagagatgatttaggttatctggcggaagaaatttctaagcagcaaagcgttcaataggtgacttgggtgctgttaaaggcattcagttttataaggaaaacagagcataaaagtttggaaatttgcagcctgactatgcaacagaaaagaaaaacccattttctgggggagaaattcaagccagctgcagaaatttgcctaagtagcaaggagcctaatgttaatccccaagaccatggggaaaatgtctccaggccatgtcagggCAGCACGGAGGCCcaggaagaaaaagtggtttcatgggccaggcccagggtccccaggctgtgtgcagcctagggacttggtgtcctatgtcccagccactccagccatggctgaaaggggccaacatacagctcaggctgtggcttcagagagtgGAAACCCTaggccttggcagcttccacgtggtgttaagcctgcagatgcacagaagtcaagaattgagatttggaaacctctgcctagttttcagaagatgtatggaaatgcctggatgcccaagcaaaagtttgctgcaagggaggggccctcatggagaacctctgctagggtagtgcagaagggaaatgtggtgtcagggcccccacacagagtctctactggggcactgcctagtggagctgtgagacgagggacactgtcctccagaccccagaatggtagatccaccaacagcttgcaccatgtgcctggaaaagctgcaggcactcaacaccagccgtgaaagcagccaggagggaggctgtaccctccaaaaaaccagaggcagagctgcccaagaccatgggaacccacttcttgcatcagcatgaccctttattttggccaatttctcccatttggaatagctGTACCCctgttgtatctaggaagtaactagcttgcttttgattttacaggctaataggtggaagggacttgccttgtctcagatgagactttgtacTGTGGACTTTGGGATAATGCTGAaaagagttaagactttgggggactgttaggaaggcgtgattggttttgaaatgtgaggacatgagatttggaggggccaggggcagaatgatatgatttggctgtgtccccacccaaatctcagcttgaaattgtatcttccagaattctcacatgttgtgggagggacccagggggaggtaacaGAATCAttggggccagtctttcctgtgctattctcgtgatagtgaataaatttcacaagatctgatggtttatcaggggtttctgcttttgcttcttcctcattttctctagCCGACATGTAAGAAGCACCTTtcgcctcccgccatgattctgaggcctccccagccatgtggaactgtaagtccaagtactctttttctttccagtctcaggtatgtctttatcagcagcatcgaaacagactaatacagatgcttTAAGCAAGCCCTTGTCCAATAAGGTATTTAATAGCACTTAGGGACTATTAGATGtcccatttctcttctctttcatttctcttatctCTTCTCACCCCAGTGTAACAAATTGCTACAGGTTTTTACCAAAATGCTGCAGCAGTAGTTGGAAATGAGTTATTTTGCATTACTAAAGTGTTCAATCACATTATCACGGGTCACATGTGCATATAACCAGGAGATGGCCAAATAACATCTATTGCAGTGATTTTGCAAATTCAGCATAGTCAATATATCCATCATTGTTCTTGTCATCATCTCTCAAAACACCATCTATTATGTTAATCAGTTCATCTTCGCTCATTAGTGGTGCCTGTTCACTCCCTTCctacaaaatacaaattaaacaatGATGAGTTGCACATTTTACCAGAAGTGGTGCTTAGCTAATGTCCAAAATATCCATGTTCTTTCATGGgcagtgtttatttaaaaaaaaaaaaaaagaaaaacaaaacaaatgtccaCGCTCATATGTGTCCAAAAACTTTCAATGGAGTATGGGGCGACTTCtaggaatatatgtatatacacacacacatatatatacatatatatagagagagagaaagagagagagagaatatatattattGAGTCAATTTATAATAATCCAGTTAAGAAATTACATTTGCCAGATAAAAGAAGGCCCTTCGAAATAggcttttgcttatttgtttcattatggctcattcttttttaattggaaaagtgCCAGTCCTCCTGAGGGTCAGTTCTGTGCACAAATTTGCCTGATAAAATAGAAATAGTGACGAATTAGACAACAAGTTGGCATCAAAACAAGAGGAAGAAGGCACTGCTGATCAGCAGAACCTGTTACGATCTTTGAGGAGAAAGTATTTCCCATGCTCCAAGACCAGGGATAGTGGGCTGAGGCCGCTCACATCCTTGGCTGGTTCTTCCTTTGTCACATCTCCCACATTCAACCTTCCCTTtcctatcaccaccaccatcctcaTCTGCCAGAACTGCCGAGCACTTTCCTCCGCCTAACATTAGTCTCTCCTCATGTCCTTTGGTGTGTCTCCCACAGCCAACGATCTTCCCTAAACAATGCCATTCTCCTGGGCAAAACCGTTCATGCTCCTTGCTGCCTTCAAACCTCACCTGCACTCCTAGCAGCCAATGTAACCCCACCCACCTGGCTAACTTTGCCTTGCTTCCTCTCTATAGAGGGCAGTGTGGCAGAAGGGGAATGACATTAAACGTGGAGGCAcaaggatttgttttttttttttggagacagggtctgactctgtcacccaggctggagtccaatagcatgatcacagctcattgcagccttgacctcccaggctcaggtgttcCTCCAGACTACCCTCCCACCCCCTGTCAcgccagcagctgggactataggcgagcatcactatgcccagttaatttttgtaggatatcgccatgctgcccaggttggtcttgaactcctgggctcaagcgatcctcctgcctcaacctcccaaagtgttgggataacaggcatgagccactgtgcttagccTGGCACAAGATCTtgatttcagttttctcacctagaAAACgggagggttttgtttgttttttgttttctgaaacagggtctcgctctattgcccaggctggagttcagtggcaagaTCGCAGCTtgccacagcctcaacctctcaggctcaagtgatcctcctacttcagcctcatgagtagctgggactatggacaCGTGCCACTGCAAATGGAAGTATTAACAATGCCTGCCACTGCCTACTCAAGATGTTGCAAAGATCCAACGAGATCTTTAACCTACTTGAAAGTGCTTCAGAAACTTTGGAGCACTGTACAGTATCACATAGCCCTCAATTACTGCCATGTCCCTGAATCCCTTGGTCTCAATTCACTATTCTTCCCAAATGAAATAACTTCTCCCTTGCTCTGCAGTTTGAATGTGGTCTGTCTTTTAGGCATTAACTCTCATACTCTGGTGTGTAACAGAAATGCCTGTAGCACTTAAAGATACAAATGCCCAGCCCTGGGACTTCTGCCTCAGCAAGTTATCCTTTGCCAGAAGGATCTGAACACAAAGAGGcagaacacagaagagaaagaagcagcagcacctttcttttcttttctttttctttttttgaaataaggcctcgctctgttgcccacgctgacatgcagtggcatgattatggctcactatagcctcgacatcctggactcaagcaatcctcccaccttagtctcctgagtacctggaactacaggcatgcgctaccaggcctggctaattttttaatttttgttttgtttgttttgtaaagatagggtctcactatattgccaaggttggtcttgaactcctagctcaagtgatccactttggcctcccaaagtgctgggattacagatgtgagccaccatgacagtGGAGAAGCAGCACTCTTGGCACATAAGGACAACACAAGTCAACAAGACAGGGGACCAAATTAACAAAGGGAGGCCTTTCTGTGATATAGCCCCCcaagccaccaccacacctacctCCTTATGGACATGAGTGATGGCTGTGGAGAGTTCTAAGCCATCAAGCAAATTATTGCCATCATAATCATGCATTTTGAAGTAATGGAGCTGCAGTTCTTGTGGTGACATCTCCGCCTCTGGTTTGTTGATGACACCTTCTAGATGCTCCATGATATGCCTAAAAATCAACAGTCAGGTTCAGGCCAATTGGCAGAGACATGGGGATCACGCTGAAATCTTAAGGACTCTGAAAAGTTCAAGTTCTTAAACTTCCTCCAGCTCAGTAAAACAAACACCAGCAATGGCAGACCACACTCAAAGATTACATAGAGATAGACAGACAGGGCCTTGACAGGAGCAGGGAAAGTCAAACAGACCATCTGTTATGCTGGCAGATTTAGGGTGTTCTTTCCCCTTTATTATTAAAACTTTGTTATAACATTTTCAGGCcaccaatttaaaaatatatcttttaaaacaattattattattattatttttttgagacagggactcactctgccacccaggctggagtgcaggagcgtgatctcggctcactgtagcctcaacttcccaagctcaggtgacTCTCCCACTTTagccccccaagcagctgggaccataggcatgtactgccacacccagctaattttttaattttttagtagagacagggtttccctatatTGCATAGGCtgctctcgaattcctgggctcaagcaatccacctgcctcagcctctcaaaacactggggttacaggtgtgagccactgcgcctagccttaAAAACAAAGGATAACTGAGTATAATGCGTGAGGCTAACTGGCTCAAGACAAAAGCTGCAAGAAATGATTCAATGTTTGAACGTGTTGATTAAAAAAAGGTCTTGTTATAGTCAAGAAACCTTAGCTATTTTCTGAATTCTGCTACTACGACTGTGTATGTGTACCTGTGTgtctatttgtatgtgtgtgtgtctgtctgtggtgaaaaaaggaGAGACTGGATTCAGACAAGTAATTTGTCCCATTTGGGCCTAAAGATCTTCCACCTGTGATACAATGATGAAAAAAGAATACCTGACTTATAGGTGGCAATAAGGAATAAGAATCATCCTTGAAGAATGTCAAGGAGCCATAGaaacaggaagaaggaaaggaggactGAGCATGCCCTTGCTGCTGGCTCAGCTGCAGATGATGGGAAGGCCCCTGGACCACAGCCCGGGCTGAATACGTACTCTTGGTCGTGCACTGTGTTCTTATCCAGGCCCATGCTGCCGGGTTGGGAGAAGCTGGCTGCAGGCTCCTCAGCCCTGGCGCCTGGGGCACAAAAGGCCCAGAGCAGGCCACACAGGAAGGGGGTTCTGAGCAGGGATCTCATTGTCATCAATATCTGTGAGACGGGAAACacagaagaggaaggcagagcaTCAGAGCCAAGGTTTCGTTCAGGGCTTGACATGGCATGATCCTGGGAAACCTGATGAAGCAGTGAGGTTAGGAAGAGAGCTTGTCAAACAGGGCCCAATGCCAGCTCTGCTTTGAGACTACGGGATGACCCTGGGCACTCCAAGTCACTCAAATGGCAGGGGAAGGTTCATGAGGTTTCCTGAAGTGCCTGCAGAGTGCCAAGCAACACGTGAAAGCTTGAAGGGACTGGAAGATTATTCCTGCCTCCCAGAAGCTACAGTCcactgaaagaaatattttctaccaaGAGCACCAGGAAAGGCAGCCAGCAAGTTATACCAGAatatcagagaaagagaaaaccctCTAGGAGTTCAGGGGAAGAAATCTCCTCCGAGTGAAGGAAAATCAGAGAAGGCTGATTGAGCTGGTGACACTGCAGCTGGGTCTGGACAGATATGCAGGGACTAAAGGACCACAGGAATGGTGGGAGCAGAGTGGCAGGTGCCCACAAGCGGGAAAGAAACTACAAGTAGTTCAGCTGGGCTGCAGCCTAGAGGGTAGGAAGCAGACAGGACAGAGGTGGCTCCAAGGGTTAGACAGGCTGCACTGGACATGGCTTTGCATATTAGGCCAGGGCTTGACATCTCCTGCAGAGAAAGAGGACAGTCACTTAGAATTCGTGAATGGGAGGTGAGATCAGAGCTTGGTTTCAGAATGACTCATCTGGCGGCATAGCGGGGAAGGCATGAAGTGGTAAAAGCAAGACTAGAGGCAGAAGCATGGTAGTCAAGGGAAGTGGTAAGGCAGGTCAGATCAAGGTCTGCGGCAGTGGACAAGGAGAACACCTTAACTCCTCCTTCTGTACCTCCTGGTCGGTGACAGTGGCAAGTAACCACGGTGAGCGGGCACTGGAAAGGAAAGTTACAGAGAAATCAGGATTCCATCGGGGACTC includes the following:
- the MCFD2 gene encoding multiple coagulation factor deficiency protein 2 isoform X2 gives rise to the protein MTMRSLLRTPFLCGLLWAFCAPGARAEEPAASFSQPGSMGLDKNTVHDQEHIMEHLEGVINKPEAEMSPQELQLHYFKMHDYDGNNLLDGLELSTAITHVHKEEGSEQAPLMSEDELINIIDGVLRDDDKNNDGYIDYAEFAKSLQ
- the MCFD2 gene encoding multiple coagulation factor deficiency protein 2 isoform X1, with protein sequence MEHLEGVINKPEAEMSPQELQLHYFKMHDYDGNNLLDGLELSTAITHVHKEEGSEQAPLMSEDELINIIDGVLRDDDKNNDGYIDYAEFAKSLQ